In one window of Desulfonatronospira thiodismutans ASO3-1 DNA:
- a CDS encoding phosphate/phosphite/phosphonate ABC transporter substrate-binding protein: protein MHKKSVLCLMLLVLSLGFLFSCGEDETPVKVSLEKREEISIRPQAAALTYAYLPQYSHTESFQRHNRLVEYLSQETGLSIRQVFPDTFDDHINKFGQGKIDISFSNPFVYAKLAGRFGGEAFTRIIEEDGRAEFRGKIIARRDNQEIQTLEDCKGTSWVAVDPSSAGGYLFVLGHFVEHEITLDDFAEVVFAGGRQENVILGVYSGLHDIGAIREGSLSVVEDKIDTRQIKVIDHSRWYPGWVYAHSPRLTDETVAKIKEAMLKLDYDDPEHRDILEAARFKGFVPSSDEDFDPIRDLSKKVGLELD, encoded by the coding sequence ATGCACAAAAAAAGCGTACTTTGCCTGATGCTACTTGTCCTGTCGCTGGGTTTTCTTTTTTCCTGCGGCGAGGACGAAACCCCGGTCAAGGTGAGCCTGGAAAAACGCGAGGAGATCTCCATCAGGCCCCAGGCCGCCGCACTGACTTATGCCTATCTTCCCCAGTACTCCCATACGGAATCCTTTCAGCGGCACAACCGTCTGGTGGAGTACCTGTCTCAGGAAACCGGGCTGTCCATCCGCCAGGTGTTTCCGGATACTTTCGACGATCATATAAATAAATTCGGCCAGGGAAAAATAGACATTTCCTTTTCCAACCCCTTTGTCTACGCCAAGCTGGCCGGTCGCTTCGGCGGAGAAGCCTTCACCCGCATTATTGAAGAGGACGGGAGGGCCGAGTTCCGGGGCAAGATTATAGCCCGCAGGGATAACCAGGAAATACAGACCTTAGAAGACTGCAAGGGCACCTCCTGGGTTGCAGTGGATCCTTCCTCTGCCGGGGGATACCTCTTTGTCCTGGGCCACTTTGTGGAACACGAAATAACCCTTGATGATTTTGCAGAAGTTGTATTTGCAGGAGGCAGGCAGGAAAACGTGATCCTCGGAGTTTATTCCGGGCTGCATGATATCGGTGCCATCCGGGAAGGCTCCCTGAGCGTGGTGGAAGACAAGATCGATACCCGTCAAATCAAAGTCATTGATCACAGCAGGTGGTATCCGGGGTGGGTCTACGCACACAGCCCAAGGCTTACAGATGAAACTGTTGCAAAAATTAAAGAGGCCATGCTCAAACTGGATTACGACGATCCCGAACATAGGGACATACTGGAAGCGGCGCGTTTCAAAGGTTTTGTCCCTTCAAGTGATGAGGATTTCGATCCCATCCGGGATCTTAGCAAAAAGGTAGGGCTGGAGCTTGACTGA
- a CDS encoding two-component system sensor histidine kinase NtrB, with amino-acid sequence MTDRLKSFLFRLRFRTKITLGMAAMLILSCVIIGLTLSNMASTALLEEGKKRGSALSSGLAFRLAEPILATDFLQMKNLIDNVHTQYEDVVYVFLIDTEGNVLSHTFTGGFPTDLLQVNMDPSDPQPLLLSTEKGTIYDCASPVLLGDRNLGTVRLGLSRDHLEILIQRQRWTALLTTLGVLTLGLVLSSWFATTVTRRLNKLRWSAEEVVQGNLDIQTSSEPRRHCWEIMQCGKQECPAYADTRRRCWYIPETLCEDCQNIGHRQKIENCRKCRVYRQLVGDEIQDLSEAFDVMALTVKNHINELIEREKTIVQQQGLLKTIMNVTPDFITLQDRNLKYQFASKAFCDYFDLKEDDILGRTDFEIFPEEQADSNYHEDRQILSTGRPLSKEVTLSRKGREVWMHVLKVPVYDQEKNIIGLLLTARDITMLKKYQEQLIQSQKMEDLGRLAGGVAHEINTPLGIILGYTQLLLEEVENDEWAEDLKTIEKQTKICRKIVADLLGFSRYSQSTSQPVDMNRSLEEVIKLVEHVLSLSHIRIYKSLDPNIPPFVGDHERLKQVWLNLINNAADAIGQDGVIYVKSKLCAHRQRIIISIADTGAGIEEESLSKIFDPFFTTKSVGKGTGLGLSVSFGIIKDHGGDISALSPPPVEYLPRDFPRSPSYGPGTVFIVELPLEGKTLEKENEDGGHCST; translated from the coding sequence TTGACTGACAGGTTGAAGAGCTTTCTTTTCCGGCTCAGGTTCAGGACCAAGATCACCCTGGGCATGGCGGCCATGCTGATCTTAAGCTGCGTTATAATCGGGCTGACCCTGTCCAACATGGCCTCCACCGCCCTTCTGGAAGAGGGCAAAAAGCGGGGCAGCGCCCTTAGCTCCGGTCTGGCCTTCCGTCTGGCCGAACCCATACTGGCCACGGATTTCCTGCAGATGAAAAACCTCATCGACAACGTTCACACCCAGTATGAAGACGTGGTATACGTCTTCTTGATTGACACCGAGGGTAACGTCTTGTCCCATACCTTTACCGGAGGATTTCCCACCGACCTGCTCCAGGTGAATATGGACCCCTCAGACCCTCAGCCTCTGCTTTTGTCCACGGAAAAAGGCACCATATACGACTGCGCTTCTCCTGTCCTTCTCGGAGACAGGAACCTGGGCACGGTGCGGCTGGGTCTGTCCAGGGACCACCTGGAGATTCTAATCCAGCGCCAGCGCTGGACCGCTCTTCTGACCACCCTGGGGGTGCTCACCCTGGGCCTGGTGCTTTCATCCTGGTTCGCCACCACTGTCACCAGACGTCTGAACAAGCTGCGCTGGTCCGCTGAAGAGGTGGTACAGGGCAACCTGGACATCCAGACCAGCTCAGAGCCTCGCAGGCATTGCTGGGAAATAATGCAGTGCGGCAAACAGGAGTGCCCCGCCTACGCAGACACAAGACGGCGCTGCTGGTATATCCCGGAAACCCTGTGCGAGGACTGCCAGAACATAGGCCACAGGCAAAAGATTGAAAACTGCCGCAAATGCAGAGTATACAGACAACTGGTAGGCGATGAGATCCAGGACCTGTCCGAGGCCTTTGACGTCATGGCCCTGACTGTAAAAAATCACATCAACGAACTGATTGAGCGGGAAAAAACCATTGTCCAGCAGCAGGGGCTTCTCAAAACAATAATGAACGTCACCCCGGACTTTATCACCCTGCAGGACAGAAATCTCAAGTATCAGTTTGCCAGCAAGGCCTTTTGCGACTATTTCGATCTCAAAGAAGATGACATCCTGGGCAGGACGGACTTTGAAATCTTTCCGGAAGAACAGGCAGACAGCAACTACCACGAGGACCGCCAGATTCTGTCCACAGGCAGGCCCCTGTCCAAGGAGGTGACCCTGAGCAGAAAAGGGCGGGAAGTATGGATGCACGTACTCAAAGTCCCTGTTTACGACCAGGAAAAAAACATTATCGGACTGTTGCTCACCGCCCGGGATATAACCATGCTCAAGAAGTATCAGGAGCAGCTCATCCAGTCCCAGAAAATGGAGGACCTGGGTCGCCTGGCCGGAGGGGTGGCCCACGAGATCAACACCCCCCTGGGGATTATCCTGGGCTATACCCAGCTGCTTCTGGAAGAGGTGGAAAATGATGAGTGGGCAGAGGACTTAAAGACCATAGAAAAGCAGACCAAGATCTGCCGCAAAATAGTTGCCGACCTTCTGGGCTTTTCCAGATATTCACAGTCCACCTCCCAGCCTGTGGACATGAACAGGTCCCTGGAAGAAGTCATCAAGCTGGTGGAGCATGTCCTGTCCCTGAGCCATATAAGGATCTATAAATCTTTGGACCCCAATATTCCTCCTTTTGTCGGCGATCACGAACGCCTGAAGCAGGTCTGGCTCAACCTCATAAACAATGCTGCAGACGCCATAGGCCAGGACGGAGTTATATACGTCAAATCCAAGCTTTGCGCCCACAGGCAGAGAATCATAATCAGCATAGCTGATACCGGCGCAGGAATAGAAGAAGAGTCCCTGAGCAAGATCTTCGATCCCTTCTTCACCACCAAGAGCGTGGGCAAAGGCACCGGGCTTGGCCTGTCTGTGTCCTTCGGCATTATCAAGGACCATGGCGGGGATATATCGGCGCTTAGCCCCCCGCCTGTGGAATACCTGCCCCGGGATTTTCCCAGATCACCGAGTTACGGCCCGGGTACAGTATTTATCGTAGAGCTGCCCCTGGAAGGAAAAACCCTTGAAAAGGAGAACGAAGATGGCGGTCATTGCAGTACTTGA
- a CDS encoding response regulator — translation MAVIAVLDDVQDATILVQRILGRKGHTVHPFTEEDDFFAHLRENHVDLAILDIKLKKMSGVDVLEEAKKITPGLRVLMLTGYPTLETAQRALQLGADEYLVKPIDKHELEEKVAQVLADEAKGPG, via the coding sequence ATGGCGGTCATTGCAGTACTTGACGACGTCCAGGACGCCACCATTCTGGTGCAGAGGATTCTTGGACGCAAAGGACATACAGTGCATCCCTTCACCGAGGAGGACGATTTTTTCGCCCATCTCAGGGAAAACCACGTGGACCTGGCCATACTGGACATCAAGCTCAAAAAGATGAGCGGGGTGGACGTTCTGGAAGAAGCCAAAAAGATAACTCCCGGTCTCAGGGTGCTCATGCTCACGGGATATCCCACCCTGGAAACCGCCCAGAGGGCTCTGCAGCTGGGAGCGGACGAGTACCTGGTCAAGCCCATAGACAAGCACGAACTCGAGGAAAAGGTGGCCCAGGTCCTGGCCGATGAGGCAAAGGGGCCGGGCTGA
- a CDS encoding PEP/pyruvate-binding domain-containing protein produces MWLTQLLGYWSRQVFAPGAQLRRKYQYFRDLLAQDRHCLEKMAEIEEIHYRGLHCDYARVARLCRELLRDVDMLVKSLVALNPLRYRVLKDYKKKVSFYVELALDVQSGPDERPWFLNLDSPHASQELLGGKAHNLALISKKGFPVPRGFCITTRAFNHFLNANNLRPRINEILGNICLDSADLEEYSRQLQQLVLDAEIPQDLYLALQDRLQEMPQGRLAFRSSAFGEDSELSFAGQYESLLNVDRENWVQAYKEVLAGKYSPRALSYRIRAGFPDELLSMAVLVLEMLPARESGVIYTSDVNHPEHMGIYTVSGLGDKLVGGEARAREYFLEKDKEPAPSSDHPAYLPDLHRFALELENYFEFPQDIEWVADQQDRVILVQTRPFHSASEGQKGLEPDLPVLCKGQWASPGMAQGPVFRLRSRENISQIPKDVIVVTPGLYPELTAVLDRISAIIALEGSAASHLATIAREEAVPAVINVDKDMPQWEDGLWVTVDGYRGTVHEGRSQAAQSAPTQRQTWMGEKMRSVLKSISTLNLKDAQSEDFIPQNCRSVHDIIRFTHEMGVREMFSLSGSRGKGLGSSRILELEIPMSFRVLDLEEGLHPSAEKQERITLDQVASKPFQALFQGLTWKSIKWDHSTWHFDWQEFDRMSAGIFDPAKSAALSSYALVARDYMHAQIRFGYHFAVVDSLMSSNRDQNYAQFSFKGGGAREEQKILRLEAIKIVLEQFGFTCFIKGDMLSAETAREDEQAIWRSMLVLGYLLGRTRLLDMSMHRLDVNDLARQIIEEIDAALAL; encoded by the coding sequence ATGTGGCTTACCCAGCTCCTTGGCTACTGGTCCAGGCAGGTCTTTGCCCCCGGGGCCCAGCTACGCCGAAAATACCAGTACTTCAGGGACCTGCTGGCCCAGGACAGGCACTGCCTGGAAAAAATGGCCGAAATCGAGGAAATCCATTACCGCGGCCTGCACTGTGATTATGCCCGGGTGGCCAGGCTGTGCAGAGAGCTCCTGCGGGACGTGGACATGCTGGTCAAGAGCCTGGTGGCCCTGAATCCGCTTCGCTACAGGGTGCTCAAGGATTACAAAAAAAAAGTCTCCTTTTACGTGGAGCTTGCTCTCGACGTGCAGTCAGGCCCGGATGAGCGCCCCTGGTTTCTAAACCTGGACTCACCGCACGCCAGCCAGGAGCTTCTGGGAGGCAAGGCCCACAACCTGGCCCTGATCAGCAAAAAAGGCTTTCCTGTTCCCCGGGGCTTTTGCATCACCACCCGGGCCTTCAATCACTTTTTAAACGCAAACAATCTGCGCCCCCGCATAAACGAAATCCTGGGGAACATCTGCCTGGACTCGGCAGACCTGGAAGAATACTCCAGGCAGCTGCAACAGCTTGTCCTGGATGCAGAAATCCCCCAGGACCTGTACCTGGCCCTCCAGGACAGGCTCCAGGAAATGCCTCAAGGAAGACTGGCCTTTCGTTCCAGCGCCTTTGGAGAGGACAGTGAGCTAAGCTTCGCCGGGCAGTACGAAAGCCTTTTAAACGTGGACCGTGAAAACTGGGTCCAGGCCTACAAGGAAGTCCTGGCCGGAAAATACTCCCCCCGGGCCTTGAGCTACCGCATAAGAGCCGGTTTCCCCGACGAGCTCCTGTCCATGGCCGTGCTGGTGCTGGAAATGCTGCCGGCCCGGGAAAGCGGGGTGATCTACACCTCAGATGTGAATCATCCAGAACATATGGGCATCTACACTGTTTCCGGGCTGGGAGACAAGCTGGTGGGCGGGGAAGCCAGGGCCAGGGAATATTTCCTGGAAAAAGACAAAGAGCCTGCCCCCTCCAGTGATCATCCAGCCTATCTGCCAGACCTGCACCGCTTTGCCCTGGAGCTTGAAAATTATTTTGAATTTCCCCAGGACATCGAGTGGGTAGCAGACCAGCAGGACCGAGTCATCCTGGTCCAGACCCGTCCTTTTCACAGTGCCAGCGAAGGGCAAAAAGGTTTGGAACCTGACCTGCCGGTCTTGTGCAAAGGCCAGTGGGCCTCTCCGGGCATGGCCCAGGGCCCGGTTTTCAGGCTGCGCTCCCGGGAGAACATTTCCCAGATTCCCAAAGATGTCATCGTAGTTACTCCAGGCCTCTATCCGGAACTGACAGCGGTTCTGGACAGGATAAGCGCAATTATAGCCCTGGAAGGCAGTGCGGCCAGTCACCTGGCCACTATAGCCAGGGAAGAGGCAGTCCCGGCGGTTATCAATGTGGATAAAGACATGCCGCAGTGGGAAGACGGCCTCTGGGTTACAGTGGACGGTTATCGCGGCACTGTACACGAGGGACGGTCCCAGGCTGCACAGTCAGCTCCCACCCAGAGGCAGACCTGGATGGGCGAAAAGATGCGCTCAGTGCTTAAAAGCATCTCCACCCTGAACCTGAAAGACGCCCAGTCAGAAGATTTTATCCCCCAGAACTGCCGCTCCGTGCATGATATCATCAGGTTCACCCATGAAATGGGGGTCCGCGAAATGTTCTCCCTGTCCGGGTCCAGGGGCAAAGGCCTGGGCAGCTCCAGAATCCTTGAGCTGGAGATTCCTATGTCCTTTCGTGTCCTGGACCTGGAAGAGGGGCTGCACCCTTCAGCGGAAAAACAGGAGCGCATCACCCTGGACCAGGTGGCCAGCAAACCCTTTCAGGCACTGTTTCAGGGCTTGACCTGGAAAAGCATCAAGTGGGATCACAGCACCTGGCATTTCGACTGGCAGGAATTCGACCGAATGAGCGCAGGCATCTTCGACCCGGCCAAGTCCGCTGCCCTCAGCAGCTATGCCCTGGTGGCCAGGGATTACATGCATGCCCAGATCCGCTTTGGTTACCATTTTGCAGTGGTGGACTCCCTCATGAGTTCTAACAGGGATCAGAACTACGCCCAGTTCAGCTTCAAGGGAGGAGGAGCCCGCGAAGAGCAGAAGATATTAAGGCTTGAGGCAATCAAAATCGTCCTGGAACAATTCGGCTTTACCTGCTTTATCAAGGGAGATATGCTGAGCGCTGAAACAGCCCGCGAGGACGAGCAGGCTATCTGGCGGTCCATGCTGGTACTGGGCTACCTCCTGGGCAGGACCAGGCTTCTGGACATGAGCATGCACAGGCTGGATGTAAACGACCTGGCCAGGCAAATAATAGAGGAAATCGATGCAGCTTTGGCCCTTTAG